A part of Falco cherrug isolate bFalChe1 chromosome 16, bFalChe1.pri, whole genome shotgun sequence genomic DNA contains:
- the RPS10 gene encoding 40S ribosomal protein S10, giving the protein MLMPKKNRIAIYELLFKEGVMVAKKDVHMPKHPELVDKNVPNLHVMKAMQSLKSRGYVKEQFAWRHFYWYLTNEGIQYLRDYLHLPPEIVPATLRRSRPETGRPRPKGLEGERPARLTRGEADRDTYRRSAVPPGADKKAEAGAGAATEFQFRGGFGRGRGQPPQ; this is encoded by the exons ATGTTGATGCCCAAGAAGAACCGAATTGCCATCTACGAACTCCTTTTTAAGGAGGGAGTGATGGTGGCCAAGAAAGACGTCCATATGCCGAAGCATCCTGAGCTTGTCGACAAGAATGTGCCCAACCTCCATGTTATGAAAGCCATGCAG TCTCTGAAATCCCGTGGTTATGTGAAAGAGCAGTTTGCGTGGAGGCATTTCTACTGGTATCTGACCAACGAGGGCATCCAGTACCTGCGTGATTACCTGCACCTCCCCCCTGAGATCGTCCCCGCAACCTTGCGCCGGAGCCGCCCAGAGACTGGCAGACCGCGGCCCAAAG GTCTGGAAGGTGAACGCCCTGCGCGTCTTACTCGGGGAGAAGCTGACAGGGATACGTACAGACGCAGCGCCGTTCCAC CTGGGGCTGACAAGAAGGCTgaggctggtgctggagcagccaCCGAATTCCAGTTT aGAGGTGGATTTGGTCGTGGACGTGGTCAGCCTCCTCAGTAG